ATTCAAGTGGAACAACCGCATCATACCTACAAGGGGAAGTGTAGAGGAGATAGACATGGCAATAgaaaagttaagagagagagagagagtgagttggtTGGTTGGCAAAAGATATGTGCGGTGAGAGGGCCTGCCAAGACGAGGAAGCCTGGAGGAGCCTCTTCTGCCACGGCGCTCCATTCAGGGGTGGCTGTGTGAGGGGACAGTGTCAGAGAAATAGATGCAAAAGGAAAATGGTTTGTATACTGAAAACTTCATAAAGGCTTACTGTTTCTGCTCCTTGATCTCTTTGTTGAGGCTGTCCTGCTTGAGGTCCCACGCCTGGTGGATGTGTTGCAGCTTGGTTTCTGAGGCTGTGAGCTGCTGAGTTAATTGCAGATTACTCTGTTCTTGGTCCTTGATCTCCTCCTGAAGTTCGGTGACTTGGGAGACCCTCTTCTGGATGGCTGCCTGGATGTCCCTGCCAGGGTACACTGAGGTAAATATTTACACACGCTTCATCTTATTCTTACTGGGCCTGTCACAAGGCTGATCAAAAACATGACTGTGGGAGGCTAAGGATAATAAAGTTGGGAGCATCAGCTGTGCAtggccacggttctcatctctgtaCAAGTGGCCCTTGAGCCTGAGGTGGGTGAGAACACAAACAGAAGACACAGGGTCAGCATGACATACAAgtttacagtttaccttccccaggtttccccaggtacccatttatccaccagcccgaaagagagaatgaacagctgggtgcctTGTGTGCCTGCCATTTGAACCCTGGCCCACAGATTCATAGTtaggcacagtaaccactgcaccacggagatgTTAAAATGAAGCACCTAATTCAAAGAAAGCTGTTTCAAACCAATCGCTGCCATCGGTGGCCCACATCCACGAATTTATCCAATCTTGTTCTGGTACTTTCAACCATGTTTTAACTAAATGAATCGCTGTAATGTCTGTTCCAATTACCCGGCTATTTCCAACCCATTCCTGTCATCTGTGGCCCCTGCCCATAAACTTATCTAACCTGGTCCTGGAACTTTCAATCACATTTACTCAATAAATGGCTGTAAAATCTGTAAAAGTCTCCTTGAATTGAAATTcttgttttatctccttcctttcttgctactGGTTATTCATGCCCACTGCCAAGATGGTGCTGACCTGCTATTTACCAAAACACTTACTTGTGGTAAGCCCCTTCATCAAGTCtccctgtggtgtggctggcatGCCAGCTACAGCTCCACTAGCTTAAGGCCCGTCCAGACGAGGGGCAGTTGTCCGCCGTGCAAACAGTTACCACATCATActaagcagcgggatgacgtcataaGCACATAAATGAGGAAACAGATCTGGCAACAAACAGTGCTACCAGATGTTGCTGTGTGCCACAGTCCCTACTCCGTTCACCGGGCAAAAACTGGCGGGCAAACTTGTGTCcacgaggggcagttgcccgGCTGCCGGCACTGCCCGATATTCTATTCGCTTGTTTAGAAGGGTTACCAGGTCGAACAGTTGGTGGTTGGTTTTGGTTTTACTACCAGGCACACATAGCAGACCGGGCAGTCCAGGGCAGGCAGCGGCTGATAGCACGACCGGACTGAGAGTAGCACAACATGGGCTACAGCAAGGGGTGCTTTATAGAGGTCATTGCACAGTGGCTTCCCTTGACCACACCTGTTCTTCTTTGCCACACAGGACAGACATGTTCTCCCGTGCACGTACGGTCTGGAAATCTGAAACTGACTGCAAGGGAGTTCCGCAGGTTAACTTTGTGTGTCTGGCAACATGTGCTCTTTATACCAACCATTAAACCAGCAGGCATTGCCTCGCCCACGAGCAAGGGCACTGCACTTGATGATTTGCCCGTTTTTCCGTCATCATCTTCGCCCCACCATCAAAACAGTTGAAGCAGTATGATATCTGGTAATAGTGTTTTTGCACGCTGCCCCTCGTCTGACAGGGCTTCAGGTGTGACCCTGGCCAGGGCAGCCACTGCACAGCCCACCAAAAAATTATCCTTATTTTCAAGATGGCTGATAAACTGGCAGTGTCTGAGGAGCCTGGAGAAGATACTGTGATGATCTGAAAGTCCCGGCGGCACTGACTCCTGGGATGGAAATGGGCACCGACACAGAGAAATCAAAACACGCTTTTCTTTGCAGTTTCCAAACGGGTGTTCAGTTATGAGCAGTGAGTCGAAGTGGCTTGGAAAGTCAAGGGTAAAGTAACACCTTGTGCAGCCTTTCAGGTGTTTGGTGCACGATGACCTTTACCTCGCCAAACTTGGGGCTCAGTCATTCTCTTCTGTCCTTCACCGTTTGGTCTgtctggtgatttttttttttttttttttaaataagaaaatatatattttttattcaaatgagATTTTTTCTAATTCACACAAATTAATATACAGAAGCCCCCCACCATTCACGGCCTCACCATTCACGGATTCGCTTATACGCGGGTGGGGTATTTGCAACACCCCCGCCGAACACGGGTGAAAACTCACATACACGCAGTCTGTAGCGCTCAGCTCAAACATTGCAAGCGAGCGACCTACCCGCACTGTTTACCCACACTAAGGTCTCACACGCACCGACAAGcgggcgagcgagctacccccgccgattacccgccacACGGTGCGTGCCTCGTCCAGGGCTCACGAGGCAAAGCAAGCCAttaggtgctggcgcgttacccccgctgtttgcccgccacacgattcatgactgagggcctcatCCAACGCTCAACTGAAGAGGCAAagtgaaccattaagggcgagcgagctacccctgCCGTTTACTCAACACGGTGTATGCCTCGCCCAGCAGTCACCAGGCAAAGCGAGCCATGAAGGCCGTTTACCCATGCCACACGGTGCATGCGTGCATGCATGTCTCGTCCAGTGCTCGCTCATGCACGAGGCAAAGCAAACCATTAACCCTTTTGTTGCTAAACgatcgctgcgagctccagtcgcactcaaatttcccgcgtatgagtgtgttccaacaccatttctcaccccacagcattgcctaTTCAGTGGGTTTTCTacgaaatttggtggaaaatcatatcagcctagcgcagAAAAAGCACGCAAAATCAATGgatgagcaactggtggatgttgttgaccaatacagcgacatttttgcatagcttcacctatcacatgactgatattttgaccaaatagttgtaaattttgcagttggcaatactgccctgccagcaccccatcaccaagagatctactcagtagttgccttacggctgaccgtcgcgcacgtataaatgtttgtcttcacaggcaacacccccggaacgtgcctgtactttcacaggagaggcttacattactgaatcgtatagagcttggcctcctctttccaatggtgtttttgtttttttaactgtgatgaatagtttttgagatacaaaggttaaaagagcgagcactagcgtcacttgctggtggtgctgaaAGCTCCCTCCGAGCACCAgtcacactcacagcaaaaaacaccccttgaacatgcctgtacatttgcaggagaggctaacataaccgaatcttatagattttggcctcctctttccaatggtgtttttgttttgtagctgtgatgaatagtttttgagatacagcaattaaaagagatccccttcccccgagtgtgcctggggggatagtctcgttgcaagTGCTTAGCGAGGATAgggttaagggcgagcgacctacccgaGCCATTAACCCACAACCAACCAGTGTTAAATTATTAGTccatatttaatttgtgatttatgtgtatgtaaaactatataacaatgcttagaaatgccttagaaatccttttttttattcaatcGAGATAAAATTTGAtatttgattatagtcccgtCGATCGCGGATTCACGGATCACGGGAATCTCGCAGAACCAAATACCCGTGAACGGCGGGGGTCTTCTGTAATTATATGAATATGCAGCTTTATATTCACTATACAATAGTTTGAAATATGTTAGAGTATGAAGTACATGTTAAAGCTCCATCATATTCCATCATCCAATCCATCCTGGTTGTCTGTCTGAGCCAGTCCCAGGAGTGACCTGCTGCAGCCAGCCAGCTCTGCACCATAGCTCTGTCTAAGCCTCTAACAGTCTTGCCTGGGCAGGTCATAGTGTTCCTATTTCTAGTGCTGCTTCCAGTATAGTTTAGTCAGCATACCATTTGCTTCCTCTGTACATCCTTCATCCTCATCATGTAGATTCTGAAATTTATTCTGAATTTATAAACACAATTCTCCTCCCTGACTGCAAGGACATTAGGGAGGTTCATTTTCATAaccttttctgcctcttttcctcccctcccctgcataAACAACTAGGAGTAAAAGTCTGGAAGCCATGAGTGAATGACTATTAGTTTAATGGTTTTACTCTGATTCTgaatgagtttgttgtggtgagaggagacaaggaggctACAACAAGGGCAGGAAGCAGCTGTTGAGGGAAGAGGATGGCTGGGCACAGCACAGCAGACGCAAGGACTTCAGAGGAGGTACAAGGAATGAGAGCAGCAAAGGGCAATGCATTGGACACAACTACCGGGAGAAGGTTCATAAATGCCATCGACCTCAATCCAGGGAGGCgatcaaagaaaaagagaaggacgacTCCATTCTTCCCATTCTGGCAGAGAAGGGAAATCTGAAAACAAAGCAAATGAAACAAACAATTGTAAATATAGACCTCACTTACTTCTCCTTTGACTTTTCCTGCTGGATCTCTTGCAGCATTGCTATGAGCTTGTCCAGTTTCTCCTTGGTTGTATTGATGAAGCTGGCTCTCTGCTGCAGCTGGGCCAGATGATCCTTCTTCTTCTGGTTGTCCTCCTTGAGCACTGCCAACTTCTCGTCCCTCTTCTTGATCTCCTGTTCCTCGCTGGCCTGGATCACAAGGCCCTCCAGCCTCTGCTTCTCActgccagcctggtgaacaagggaCATCATGCCTTGGGGACAAATTTCTGGCTTATGGTAAATTGAGTGGTTGATGGGTGAAGCAAGGCATTCTGAGATGGTTGAGATGCCTGGTGTGACTGAAAGAGGATGACTTTGTCAAGTGTGTATATGGAGAGGACATCAAGGGTGCAATGGATCAATGGACaagtaatggagggagagagttgaCAGAGCTGGAGACATTTTCTCTGTGGCCAACCCCTTGGAGGAAGTTCCCacaaggcagacagacacacagatcaccgggaaaaagggagaaagtggtAGCAAGAAGTGAGTGGTTCACATGACAAAGAGATGGTGGGACAGGAAGGTGGGAGGTGTGTCTGTCTCATAGTGAAGTAAGATCACTGGTGGTACAGTCTGCAGTATTCTCGTTAATAGTCTAATACTGTGGATAATACAGGAGGCACATGCATGACACAAACACAGAACAGTGCCACAACTCACTGGAACCTTCAGAACCACAACCAACAAGGtgcaattaacccggtagcagcgacgggacaaatttgtgccatgatataaaccccaaaaataatgatacataatctgatcacaaaggctttgatatatattatgaaatggtttgtgtgagggtgattttttctcatttttctcgcttagagggaccattaagaaacatgatccccgctgataCCGGGTTAAAAAGAGAAATCCATTTTCTTGTGTACAGCATGGGAGgctgctcaagggcaaagaacaacaacaaaagcctgCTGGGCACTGCtccagtaaaaggaaaagaatgaggggcCAGAAAATGTCAAGTATGgctggtgtcttgatactctcctcttgaaagagtacaaGTCACAGACAGGATGAAACacagacaatggaaggctgttccagtttatcagcaaatgaaagaatgaagatgctcattaactcttgcatgaggaattTGGATGAAATAGGGATAAGTGTAGCTGGGccatgggagaggggggggggaggcatgcagttagcagtcagaatgaaaatattggtggagacgatacagaacgcccaacctcgaggaagctgatttagctagaggagatatgaagtttccagttaaatcTTAAGTTTAAGCCCTTAATAACGATGATGCCNNNNNNNNNNNNN
This genomic interval from Eriocheir sinensis breed Jianghai 21 unplaced genomic scaffold, ASM2467909v1 Scaffold25, whole genome shotgun sequence contains the following:
- the LOC126991184 gene encoding uncharacterized protein LOC126991184, translating into MMSLVHQAGSEKQRLEGLVIQASEEQEIKKRDEKLAVLKEDNQKKKDHLAQLQQRASFINTTKEKLDKLIAMLQEIQQEKSKEKDIQAAIQKRVSQVTELQEEIKDQEQSNLQLTQQLTASETKLQHIHQAWDLKQDSLNKEIKEQKQVLEDLERNQTEQDIVCKEVSDDVADLDGQIRQSMEEIRNTNIMIKNNYKLILDAMEEGNVELMSALTEATKCVEEFRSAE